ACATATGTAACCATTCAAGTTGTTCAGAAAATGGCCTTTTGAACTGTTTTGTCCCAAAGGGAATAAGCTTTCTGATGTTTTTCTTCCTTTAACTGAGTAAACTCTGAGATTTTTTCTGGCAAAAAACCAATGAAACCTCAGTCACTGTGAGTCCAGACCCCTGGCTGAGTTCCAGCTGTTTATCAATGCTGTGTAAACACTATCGCTCGTCTAACCTGATCGTCATGGTGAAAATAAGAGATTTAAATCATACGTATCAGATATGTTAGCAatttttatagtaaaaaaattaaatacacttttttttttttttcaatttaggGGAAAATATCATAACCTCAAATGCTTACAttcaaaaaaagcaaaacaacctagaaacatgggaaaagagATGATTATTTTAAGCTGCATCATCTTAACTTGGAGAAAAAAAGGTGAAGGAACAATATGCACgttagatatatttaatatagaGACCCAGAGCTATTATGTTCACATTCACTGGCAAAAAATCAAGTTAAACCTCAGTTACCATAAATCCACACCAACCTGCCAAACACTAGAATTATTAACCCTGTGTAAATAATAGAGcatgaaaagaagagaaaaaaaatgaaaattgtatgttttgtttatttcatagaTAGTTGAATTAAAtccatgtttttgtgtttgatttgtATTCAGATGAGTTCAGGAAGTATATCTGTTTTGGGTAGAAGATTTCATAACCCAAAAATGCTTACATTTAAAAAGGCAAAAGCCAGATTAGAGATGATGGGGCTTTGTGGGCTTTTAGTTTTGGAAACACAACTAGCTCCACATAACTATCGTCATAACCTCAAGACAGTAAAAATGACAGGAATGAATGTATATAGCTGTTTACATATATAACTTCAAACATCTATAGCATATACTGTTTCTTCTAACAAAAAATGATCATTGTTGGTGAGAAAGAAATCAAAGAAATCAGTTATAACCAGTGCATTGAACTGTGATGGAGACTAGTTTTaacaaatatttttgtaaaCTCTGTTTAATAAGACTGCAGGTGAGACTGGTTCCAgttcacagtgttttatttgtcaATCTGAAAATCCGAGTTCATACAAGGCCTCTCTGGCAGGTTTTAGGGTCCAGAAGACTCCTGAGctgataagagaaaagaaaaatggactGAAGTGTAATATCAGAGTCTTACATAACTGTGATACATTTCTGTTTTCAGTAAACTCCACCCAGCACATGCAGCTCCCACACAGGACTTACATCTGAGGTAGGACACACCAACAGCATCACAGGAACACAAGGATGAACAGTGTACTGGTCTTCTGCAGTCCGGCCTTCCACTGATCCACACGGTCTGTTCGACTTCCCCAATTCCGACTGGACCGACTGGGATGTCAATGAGTCCACCAGCAGAATCCTGGTTTACCTGTCGCTGTCGCAGAAGTGAGGTGTTCTGAAAAATATTGAAAAGACAACCAGAGCCACAGCACCGAGCATCTGCCATGGCATGATCTTGTGCTTCAACACTGGAGCACTAAGACAGCTAGGCATTTTTGGAGCTTGCACATTGTTGTGAAATTACAGGCAGCTACTACTATGAAGGTACAGTGACAGTAAATGTACAGATTACCCCCCCCCTCCAATTTTCCAGCCCAATATCAGAAAACCCTAGACGCCATATGAGTCCCTCTTAAATGAACTTACATTCATGATCACCACATTCGCTCTCATCGTGAGAATAAACAGCGGCATCAACATTAACAATGAGAGGATGGAGATTTGGGGTTTTTGAACGTGAACGTCTCAATCTCTGTGAGGACACTAGCTTGTCActaacatattattatttatctaaattattacttattaatatatttattatatatattaaattgatCAATttttaacctgtgtgtgtgtgtgtgtgtgtgtgtgtgtgttagtgtgttatgaGATCTTTGGTTTCAGGAGGCATctgcaaagcaaaacaaaacagatattagaatagaaaaggagagaaaacattttaattgaCAAGCAAGTCGACTGTACTGAATCACTATTGAGTTCTGTATCTCCCAGActattacagcattacagtacaCCTCAGATCATATTAACTACTGAATCCTCGCTGTCTAACCTGGACTCTGTCCTGAACTGCCTCCAGTAAACCAGTCATGCCTGGCCAAGTGCTCGAAAGTTGGCCTTGTTTCAGGGTTGAAATCCAGGCACCACATTAGTAGCTGCAAGCACTCTGTTGAGATAAAAATTCAAAGggagaaatagaatagaatagaatagaatagaatagaatagaattttgAGTTTTGCAGCTTTACTGTACATGTGATGTTTCATCAGCTCACCTTGAGACAAGTCAGGGCTTAATTCCAGGTACCCCATAGCATAGTCAAAGTCTGTGTTAAAGGGGAATTCTCCATTGAGCAACTGAAACAGAAATATGCCCAGACCCCAGATGGTAGCAGGAACGCCCATGTACTTTCCAGTGACCAGCCACTCAAGAGGTATAAAATAGTCAGTGCCTGAGtgcaaaagagagaaagagcaccGATAGCAATgtcacaaaaacattttaaaaaaaatattctccaCTTTGATTTTATTTCGTGTAATTACCTGTAAAATTTGTGTAGGGAGTGTCCTTCAGCAATTCCCCACAGCCAAAGTCAATCAGTTTGACTTCTAAAGTGTCGGGATTGATGATGATATTCTCCGCCTTGATGTCACGGTGTAACACTCCACGGTCACAGCAGTGACGAGCCGCCCGAATCACCTGCGCCATGATGTATCGAGCCTGTGCTTCAGATACGCAACAACGATTACGAAAAATGAAGTCACAGAGGTCCATGCAGGGACTGGGCCGTTCCATGATCATGACGATCCGATTGCCCATGTCAAACCATTCCAGTAGCTCCACAATGTTGCTACAGACAGGTGGCTTGGACACAATCACCATTAGCGCCACCTCTGCAGGCAGCTCCTCCGTCTCCCCGGGCTAAAATTACAACAGATAAACATCCCAATACTGAAATATGTTGTCATCTAACATCGGTTTACAGACACCTTACTGTCTGTGGTGCAAACAGAAACACCATACTAGTGTTAAAAAAGCTCTTGCGTCTTATTTATCTAATAATCCAACAATATTCAGATGAATATATTATATGATGAAACAGACCAGTGGTCTTTACTGCATCTCTCGTGAGTTAATTAAATTTACTTACAATGATAATGGTATTGTTAAAGATGGTGTCCTTGTCAACAACTTTTATGGCAACCTGTCAACATAAACAAGATATAATTAGAACATTCTTAATCAGTACCAATCCACAGGCATTATATCACGTGTAATTAGCAAGGGCCTAGATCCTTTCCTAAACGTTTCTCAGTAATTATGTTCACGTTAATGAGTTGACATCTTGGAGAGGGAATGAGCACAGACACATATAGTGTGTACAGGGGAGAACGTTTACCTTTTTCCCATCGGCGATCCGGGTTCCTGCATAGACTTCACCGAAGCCTCCCTTCCCCAGCAGCTTTCCCCTGATGTACCGCAGACGTAACGCCGCTGTTCAACAGACaaaaattcaattaattaaaaCTGAATAAAGAGACTTCTTATTTGAAGTTATTATATTAGAGCATCCTTATTATGGTATTCTGTCTTTAAATATAGTAAAATACTCATGAACTTCAATATGAGTATCTAATAAAGTAGTACAGTCTTGACAGTAAAAATAGATTTCAAAAATATGTGAAATGATCAggacatcatttttatttttacatcatttaccCATTTTTCAAATTGGTATTTACAGCTTCCACAATACAAATAGTTTATAAGGTTCAGTTTAGTTTTTGCCCACATGGTGGAGTGTAACGTACCTTCCAGTTCAGCAAGCTGCTCCGGAGGCTGGAGTTCAGGGATCGGCTCATTCAGCAAGCAACCTTCCAACTGCTGAATCTCAGAAACCACATCATGGCTGGTAGACGCCATGTGCTGCTCTGGGTCATCACTGACATTAGCGTTTGCTAATTTAGTTCTGTGCAGCTGCCGGAGCTCTAGCAGCCACTCAGGTTCTTCTGTATTGTCTTTTTGCAGTTTGCAAGACAGCTACAAGACAGACAAGGAAAGTAGATTGGTGATGAGGGCGATGCTTTGCATTTAAAACCTAGAAACTGTTTCACAATGAGGAATAATCTTACTTACCAAAAGAAGCCATTCAATAAAGCTCCTTGTAACTCTGTCAGGGAAATCGATGACTGCCCTAGTGATGACCTCACAGTATTCAAAGACATCAGCAGAAAAATTTGATAGATCCAGATCATCATTGGCCAGCCTGGTGGCCTGGCATAATTTGAAGAGCTAAGAGAGACaagaaattcattcattctcagtCTATTAGTTAGTTTTGACTGATCAGTGCccatgacaaaataaaaatggataaattCCAACCTGGAAGCTTGGCTGGGCCTGTCCTGAGGTCAGCCACAGCACGTATTCATACATCTCAGTTCTCATAACAGCTTCAGCCAGGACTGACAAGCCAAATGGCACACTGGAACAAACAGAACAACGTGTCAGTAGCGAGTCTGGAGaagaacatctctctctctctctcacacacatgtacaataCCTGTAGTATCCGATCAACTGGAAGTGTCTACGCGACCCCAGCTCCAGTTTCGCCACCACGTAGCAGATATGCGCCGGGTAGATCAGTTTTCTGGAGGCTGCAGATACATGTGAGGATCAGGTCACAGTGCAGTTATATTCATGACACATCATGATATGATAATTCtagaaaaatactattattgTGTATCCATACCGAGATCATCTCCCATCTTAATCACAGCCTCTCTGTGCTCGTCATCCGGTGCAGCGGAGAACAGAAGTCGAGCCAGAGGAAGGCACCACTCCTTCCATCTCTGAGCGTCTTTGACCTGTAGCAGACATTGTCATGATGGTCAGCAGGATACTGGCAAAAACACTGCAAAATTGCAccgacacatacagacagatgctgatactggtgtgtgtgatctgcTTACTTTATCTAGTTTCCTCCGGAGCAAGCCGTAGCCTTTCAAGAGGATGGCTGCGACTTCGCACATCATCACTTTCTGTAAAAGAAATAACGTTAGCCATCACGGCTATTGTAGGTATCGGGGATGTAGCTTAACGAACTACGACACTTACTCCATTTTTACGGCAGAACAATTCCATTATCTGCCAGAAGACATAGTCTTCCACTTTAATGCACTTCAGACTTTTCTGTATTTTCCACTGGATAAACTGAAACAGTTTCTCCTTCTGCATGTATTTGCTGCAAGACATGTTGAAACATCTGCTTTATTTGGATTACTGTGCACACGTATTAACCTTACGTTACTGCTTACAATCAATGTTCAGTAAATATGTGTGCTATATGAATGAAAGAGAGTCTCACCTCATAAGGGGGGCAGGAAATAAGGGTTCCTTGTTTGCTTGTTGCATGATGTCGTTTTCTGCAGGGAAAAAAGGTCAGTTAGAGATACAGAGTAATTACTGCTTAtagaaaattgtgtgtgtgtgtgatgagaatcTGTCATGTTTATTCACATTCTGACAAAATCAGCCATTTTTAAAGCAATCCCGGTTCTGTCCACCGGAGGTCACTTTCACCTGGATGTTAAATGAGTTTGTTAAAAATGACCCTGTtctggtgtgtgttatttgcgGTGGTCTAATCTTCCTCCATTTTACACACAGCGCACGCGTTATAGCGGAATGTCACAAAATGGCGGCAGGATCGCGTAACCATAGCAACGCTTTATAAACCTCGCTGTGAGAGTTTTTGCGCTTCGTAAttgtgttacaaaaaaaaaaaactagtcgTGTTTCTTACATTTCTTATCTATAACGTTTTCCTGATCCTCGTTAAAGCTATGAAAGCAGTGATTTAGCCTAGACGCTGTAAAAATCCCACGGAAATTAGCATTAGctcaaacacactgtactggACAGTGACGGCGGGCGTGGGGTCCGTGAAAGAGGAGCTTACCGTTTGAGGTGAAGAAATAGCTcgatattttgtgtgtatttagttCTAAACACAGTTTTACTCAAGACTTATATAATATGTCTAATCAGACAACACGAAAAGTCAGCTTACCTGTTGCTTGGAAACCGTGTACTAGATCTAGAATGAACGTTCCTTTGACGTAGCGCTCTCTGTGACGTCATTGATCTGTACAGCTAGTGTATAACTTTTTAGTAGAGACAGTAGAgagtctttatatatatatatatatatatatatatatatatatatatatatatatatatatatatatagtgagagagagagtttggaaagagtttcctttttttgttgctgGGTTTATTTCGTGATGCCATTTTCAACAGAGACACTGGATGTAGCTGGCTCACGGAGTATGACATGAACACTAAATGCACACTTTATAGTACTGTAATAgtaacagtgatacagtaatatcaTTCAGATTCGTTGTCACAGAGAAACGTTACAGGAGCTCATTCATACCATTTGCATTAACATTATtacaacactctcacactgcaccatTGCTACTATTAACACCTTTATTTCTAGACTCACGACGTTCTTCATATTTAATCCATACTGCCAATTTACACCTCATAAACATGGTTAAATCCACAACTGGGTTTCATATCTGCATTGCTACCTTTTAATTTAACATATTATATTCGATATTTAAGGTTTTCTTCTTCCTTATTAGtcttatatgtgtatatgtatatatatgtgtatgtatatacactgatcaggcataacattatgaccatctgcctaatattgtgttggtcccccttttgctgccaaaacagccctgacgcGTCATgcattctgacccctttctatcagaaccagcattaacttcttcagcagtttgagcagcagtagctcgtctgttggatcggatcacacgggtcagccttcacttccCACATGCGTcagtgagcctcggccgcccatgaccctgtcaccggttcaccactgttcctttctcggaccacttttgctagatactgaccactgcagaccgggaacaccccacaatagctgcagttttgagagtatatatatatatatatatatatatatatatactctcaaaaatgcagctcttgtgtataTATCCCtcaagggatcaataaagtacatctatctatctatctatctatctatctatctatctatctatctatctatctgtctgtattgtATGCATTGTCTGaacaataaatttaaataacaaGTAGACATCAGGGCTTCAGACATCATCCATGGCTTTATCTATTAACAGCAGCACAGTTTATTTAATAAGGAGAGCTTTTAATGTAACGCCTTGGCTAATTATTGAGCCAACAGAGCACGGTTGTCCAGACTCCGgccgtttaaaaaaaaatgctcaagAGGTATGTTGGCCAAATATTaagtatatactgtaaatacatAGAATTTAAAGAAAGAATACATATTTGATTTAATTGTATTCACTGCCAGtagagttttttgtttttttctatgtatatactattactactactactactaccactactaaaaataataataaatgttccTAAATTAATCACATGCTCGCAGGTGTTTGTGTTCATCATACAGATTATTATCACTGATTCAAATGACTTACATAtcaatatttacttatttaaattCGTCGAATGGCTGGTCTAGTTtggtttcctacattacccacaatgacATTCGGCTAACTCGTCATTAAGGGCCGCAACGAGGAAGCTGTAGCGACAGCAGGAATTCTGGGTAATGTAGTCTGCCACGTGAGTCCACCTTATAGACTTCCGCGATAGACCACACACTAACGCTAACGGTTCTATTGGGCAGCTTTGCGACCTGGGATCCATTCTTAAAGCTGAAACGCTTTGGAGTAAACGGGTAGGTGAATTGTAGTTTTCTGTAGGAGTTTGGGAAGAGTTTAGTTCTTGTTTGTTGCTGGGTTTGTTTCGTGATGTCATTTTCAACAGAGACAAAGAAACACTGGATGGAGCTGGCTCTGTGGCTTCCTTACGCACTCAATAAACTGTTTTAACCTGGGACGCACTTTATAAAGGCATGGAGTTGACTAGACGATTGTTTAAGCGTATTAATAATCTGTTAACTAGTAGAAAAAATGTGCCGTTTACGTGATAGTTCATAACTAGAAAAcaaatgtgtttgttgtttacGCCTAGTGACGTCATGtatcttgtctctctctctctctctctcccggaAGTTCTTATTGGCCGAGCGCCGAAACAAACGAATAACGGTGAAGGAGACGAGGCTTGTTTGACAAGTTTGGCGGATAAAAGGTTTCACACCGCTGCGTTAAGCCGAATCCTGGTTTCATCTTGAGATAAAGAGTGAAATCTTTTCTAAAACATGTCTGAGAACCTGGAGAAGGAAGCGTCGAACGGAGACTGCGCAGGCGCACTGGACACACCGGAGTAAGACCTGGACtactgttgctaagcaacgTTTAACTCATAATTTATaggggttttatttatttatttcctgtattaaaataaaattatatatatatagtattatgccataatatatattatatatatatatatatatatatatatatatatatatatatatatatatatatacaatttttaataatatttaaacctGAAAGTAGAGCAATGTGTTAATttgcatataataaaaataattttcactctgttttttttttttaagatcacCGTATAGTCAGACCATCACActgtatttattaatacatatatttttttattagtgtgcgtgtgtgtgtttaagcttCATATCtttatttacagtgtgtgttatctgtatttggattgaAGTGGGTTCGTATCTTTGTTAGCAGTGTGTGCAGGTTTTTCAGAGCTTATCTGCTAAAGATAAGTTCAGAATGTTAAACAATTTACAATCTGCCATAAACAATTACATCTATGTATAGTTACATCTATTTATAGTTACTGTGTACAGTTACAGCTTGTGACAAAGTGTAAAAAGAGAGTTACAGCCTGTTACAAAGTAGTGACCGTGGAATGGTTTCCTCCATTAAAGTTTTGCTTTGTTTCCAATCCCTCAGTGCTGGAGGAGTTGAGGCTGGAGGAGGAGAGCCCATGCAGGTGGACGCAAAAAgccacgcacacacatacaaatacagcCTGAGTTACCCTTCTATTGGTCActgcatcatcatcaacaacaagaaTTTCCTCAAGAGCACCGGTAACACACTCCCTGCTCCTAACGCCGAGCTTCAGACTTCTCTATCTTCGTCCTGCTTATATATGTGGTTCACATTTgattaacataataataaaagactATTTATACAGCATCATCATTCAGACTGCTAATAACCTGAAATAAGCACTTGGGAGATGATTGTGGTGCACTAAAGTGTTGTAAGTGGTTCtaatctgtattttttatttttatttttatttatttttttaccaaaaACAAGGCATGAACCAGCGCAACGGGACGGACGTCGATGCCGGAAATGCCTTGAAGACTTTTGGGAAGCTGGGCTACAAAGTGAGGGTGTTCAACGACCAGACTGTAGATCAGATCAAGAAACTTTTAACTGCAGGTAAACTGTTCTTGCAGCTGTGTCGCAACATACACTGTAGTCAACATCAAGATCCTTATTTTGGGCTTTTTTTGTTCTCAAAGGAGGCAATCCTTAATTTATTtggattactgtgtgtgtgtgtgtgtgtgtgcgcacacgcGCTAGTTGCCAAGGATGATCACAGCAAATGTGCCTCATTTGTGTGCGTGTTGCTGAGTCACGGAGACGAGGGTGTGTTCTTTGGAACAGACGGTGCTTTGGAGCTGAAGGCCTTGACAAGTCTGTTCAGAGGAGACCGCTGCAGATCACTAGCGGGCAAACCCAAACTTTTCTtcatccaggtgtgtgtgtgtttggtctggGGCGCACatactgtgtactgtgtaaCGTGATTTATCTCTAGCGGCATGTGTTTATGTCCCCACAAGAATATTTGGCTGGTCCCCACAAAGCAAACTGCTTTTCATTCCCAAAGTTAGCTTTAACAAGCTAAAAGTTTTCCCTTTAAGGACAGAGTTATATTTAGTTGTAGGCATAGTATTAAACTGCTGAATTAATCATAATCCGATGAGAAGGCCCTCATTAGGAGAAGACAAATCCTTGTGTTTTGTGTCACCAGGCCTGCCGAGGCACAGACCTGGACCCTGGTATCGAGGTCGACAGTGGCACCGATGATTCGATGAAAATCCCAGTGGAGGCTGATTTCCTTTACGCATATTCTACAGCACCAGGTACCCAGAAACACGCATATGTAAATGATGTCCTTATAATGTCTTTACCTGAAAAAAGACCTGAAACTCCCACACTGTGCTGTAGGTTACTACTCGTGGAGGAACACAATGACTGGTTCGTGGTTCATGCAGTCGCTGTGCGAGATGCTGACTAAATACGGCCTGGAGCTGGAGCTTATGCAGGTCCTGACCCGCGTCAACTACAAGGTGGCGCTGGACTTTGAGTCTGCATCCAACATGCCTGGCTTCCATGCCAAGAAGCAAATTCCCTGCATTGTGTCCATGCTCACCAAAGAGATGTACTTCAGTCTCTGAATGCAAGCACGCACTTGAGTAATGGGGATCAGGCCCCAATCAggcatgtttattattattgtttatatatgtagGATAAATGGGGATCTGGTGTGGTCATGGTCAATTATGTTACACTGTGCTACACTTGGAATATTTACACTTGGACGTAAAATCCTTTAGAATTTGgctgtttattttccttcttggtttttgttttaaagtatCAATCAACCTCAGTGGGCGGGATTAGCTGTcctcagatttcatttcatcttcgtTCTCATGGCAATTTTCAGCCAAAAAGGAAATTAAACCACGGTTAGGGTCtgataaaaaacatttcatcttatttggattttatttataGAGTTAAAGGGTTCTAGTGGTCTATACTAAACCTTTAAGGTGCTAGATGTATAAATCTCCTGCTGTGGCTTTGTGGCAACGTTCCAGATAGTACAGTGTCACTTTGGGAAGAAGCTCCGTATGGTAGCATTTTTTTGGGACGATACGTCTAGATGACTTGAATATTTCTTTAATTGGCCAAAAATTCACTTCACCTCCTGCCAGAATTTGTGATGAAGTTTTGaagatgtgttgtgtattggaTTCATTACACAAATGTTGAAGCGAGTTAAAATTCTGTTTGTTACAGTTGCTTCCATCAAAACAAAACTTAGATTGCAGATACACAGTAACTTAAACAAAAAAGGCATTTTTTGTAAGATAATTTATACCACAGTACacgagtgtgttttttttttacacacatcactgactTTCTTCTATCAACTACGCTCACTGTTATCCTGGATAAACTTGTCTGAACGCTGTTGTTAGGCAGCACAACCAACTAACAACTGAAGATGTTTTTACCTCCATAGCACATAAAGGCTTTATAC
This portion of the Hemibagrus wyckioides isolate EC202008001 linkage group LG29, SWU_Hwy_1.0, whole genome shotgun sequence genome encodes:
- the LOC131349036 gene encoding PAS domain-containing serine/threonine-protein kinase-like, coding for MQQANKEPLFPAPLMSKYMQKEKLFQFIQWKIQKSLKCIKVEDYVFWQIMELFCRKNGKVMMCEVAAILLKGYGLLRRKLDKVKDAQRWKEWCLPLARLLFSAAPDDEHREAVIKMGDDLASRKLIYPAHICYVVAKLELGSRRHFQLIGYYSVPFGLSVLAEAVMRTEMYEYVLWLTSGQAQPSFQLFKLCQATRLANDDLDLSNFSADVFEYCEVITRAVIDFPDRVTRSFIEWLLLLSCKLQKDNTEEPEWLLELRQLHRTKLANANVSDDPEQHMASTSHDVVSEIQQLEGCLLNEPIPELQPPEQLAELEAALRLRYIRGKLLGKGGFGEVYAGTRIADGKKVAIKVVDKDTIFNNTIIIPGETEELPAEVALMVIVSKPPVCSNIVELLEWFDMGNRIVMIMERPSPCMDLCDFIFRNRCCVSEAQARYIMAQVIRAARHCCDRGVLHRDIKAENIIINPDTLEVKLIDFGCGELLKDTPYTNFTGTDYFIPLEWLVTGKYMGVPATIWGLGIFLFQLLNGEFPFNTDFDYAMGYLELSPDLSQECLQLLMWCLDFNPETRPTFEHLARHDWFTGGSSGQSPDAS
- the casp3a gene encoding caspase-3a isoform X2, which codes for MSENLEKEASNGDCAGALDTPDAGGVEAGGGEPMQVDAKSHAHTYKYSLSYPSIGHCIIINNKNFLKSTGMNQRNGTDVDAGNALKTFGKLGYKVRVFNDQTVDQIKKLLTADGALELKALTSLFRGDRCRSLAGKPKLFFIQACRGTDLDPGIEVDSGTDDSMKIPVEADFLYAYSTAPGYYSWRNTMTGSWFMQSLCEMLTKYGLELELMQVLTRVNYKVALDFESASNMPGFHAKKQIPCIVSMLTKEMYFSL
- the casp3a gene encoding caspase-3a isoform X1 — protein: MSENLEKEASNGDCAGALDTPDAGGVEAGGGEPMQVDAKSHAHTYKYSLSYPSIGHCIIINNKNFLKSTGMNQRNGTDVDAGNALKTFGKLGYKVRVFNDQTVDQIKKLLTAVAKDDHSKCASFVCVLLSHGDEGVFFGTDGALELKALTSLFRGDRCRSLAGKPKLFFIQACRGTDLDPGIEVDSGTDDSMKIPVEADFLYAYSTAPGYYSWRNTMTGSWFMQSLCEMLTKYGLELELMQVLTRVNYKVALDFESASNMPGFHAKKQIPCIVSMLTKEMYFSL